A genomic stretch from Cardiocondyla obscurior isolate alpha-2009 linkage group LG10, Cobs3.1, whole genome shotgun sequence includes:
- the Tws gene encoding protein phosphatase PP2A 55 kDa regulatory subunit isoform X4, with the protein MDRNTPLFSSLEELHDKLAELLGNGDIQWCFSQVKGTLEDDVTEADIISCVEFNHDGDLLATGDKGGRVVIFQRDPISKNSIPRRGEYNVYSTFQSHEPEFDYLKSLEIEEKINKIRWLKRKNPAHFLLSTNDKTIKLWKVSERDKRVEGYNTKEENGTIRDPACITALRVPTIKPMELMVEASPRRIFANAHTYHINSISVNSDQETYLSADDLRINLWHLEITDQSFNIVDIKPTNMEELTEVITAAEFHPAECNVLVYSSSKGTIRLCDMRSAALCDQHSKLFEEPEDPTNRSFFSEIISSISDVKLSNSGRYMISRDYLSVKVWDLQMETKPIECYPVHEYLRSKLCSLYENDCIFDKFECCWSGNDSAIMTGSYNNFFRVFDRTTKRDLTLEAARDIAKPKTLLKPRKVCTGGKRKKDEISVDCLDFNKKILHTAWHPSENVVAVAATNNLFLFQDKL; encoded by the exons ATGGATAGGAACACGCCGCTGTTTTCTTCTCTCGAGGAATTGCACGACAAATTAGCGGAGCTCTTAG GCAATGGTGACATACAGTGGTGCTTCTCACAAGTGAAGGGAACTTTAGAAGACGACGTTACGGAAG CTGATATAATCTCATGCGTTGAATTTAATCACGATGGTGATCTCCTCGCGACAGGAGACAAGGGTGGACGCGTTGTCATTTTTCAGAGAGACCCCATT AGTAAAAACAGTATACCACGGAGAGGCGAATACAATGTGTATAGCACTTTCCAAAGCCACGAACCTGAgttcgattatttaaaatcactagaaatagaagaaaaaattaataaaattaggtggctaaaaagaaagaatccTGCCCACTTTTTGCTCTCCACGAACGATAAAACAATCAAGTTGTGGAAAGTTAGCGAGAGAGATAAAAGAGTAGAGGGATATAACACAAAAGAGGAAAATGGCACGATACGCGACCCTGCCTGCATCACTGCCTTGAGG GTGCCAACCATAAAACCAATGGAGTTGATGGTAGAGGCATCGCCAAGGAGGATATTTGCCAATGCGCACACCTATCATATAAACAGTATAAGTGTCAACAGTGATCAAGAGACATACCTCAGTGCTGATGATCTTAGAATTAATCTTTGGCACCTGGAGATAACTGACCAGAGTTTTa ATATAGTAGACATTAAGCCAACTAATATGGAAGAGTTAACGGAAGTCATAACTGCGGCAGAATTTCATCCTGCGGAATGTAACGTGTTGGTGTACAGTAGTAGCAAAGGAACTATTAGACTTTGCGATATGAGATCTGCTGCTCTCTGCGATCAGCACAGTAAGCTCTTCGAGGAGCCTGAGGATCCAACTAATAGAAGCTTTTTCtctgaaattatttcgagcaTAAGCGATGTAAAGCTTAGTAATTCCGGAAGATACATGATCAGTAGAGACTACCTCAGCGTAAAAGTGTGGGACTTGCAAATGGAGACAAAACCAATCGAATGTTATCCT GTACACGAATATTTAAGATCAAAATTATGTTCATTGTATGAAAATGACTGCATCTTTGACAAATTTGAATGTTGTTGGAGCGGTAATGACTCTGCTATTATGACGGGCTCATATAACAATTTCTTCAGAGTATTTGATCGTACGACCAAACGCGATCTTACTTTAGAGGCAGCACGCGACATTGCCAAACCGAAAACTCTTCTGAAGCCAAGAAAG GTGTGCACCGGTGGCAAGCGCAAGAAGGACGAGATTAGCGTGGACTGTTTggactttaataaaaaaatacttcacACTGCGTGGCACCCATCTGAAAATGTAGTAGCTGTCGCTGCTACGAACAATCTCTTCCTATTCCAAGACAAACTCTAG
- the Tws gene encoding serine/threonine-protein phosphatase 2A 55 kDa regulatory subunit B alpha isoform isoform X2 — MRGARGYIRQIACVGFDPKENMVRYVKAKRKEENTNCAALPSYYFRNGDIQWCFSQVKGTLEDDVTEADIISCVEFNHDGDLLATGDKGGRVVIFQRDPISKNSIPRRGEYNVYSTFQSHEPEFDYLKSLEIEEKINKIRWLKRKNPAHFLLSTNDKTIKLWKVSERDKRVEGYNTKEENGTIRDPACITALRVPTIKPMELMVEASPRRIFANAHTYHINSISVNSDQETYLSADDLRINLWHLEITDQSFNIVDIKPTNMEELTEVITAAEFHPAECNVLVYSSSKGTIRLCDMRSAALCDQHSKLFEEPEDPTNRSFFSEIISSISDVKLSNSGRYMISRDYLSVKVWDLQMETKPIECYPVHEYLRSKLCSLYENDCIFDKFECCWSGNDSAIMTGSYNNFFRVFDRTTKRDLTLEAARDIAKPKTLLKPRKVCTGGKRKKDEISVDCLDFNKKILHTAWHPSENVVAVAATNNLFLFQDKL; from the exons ATGCGAGGTGCAAGAGGATATATTCGCCAGATCGCGTGCGTCGGCTTCGATCCGAAGGAAAATATGGTTCGTTACGTGAAGGCCAAGCGGAAGGAGGAGAACACGAATTGCGCGGCCCTCCCCAGCTATTATTTCC GCAATGGTGACATACAGTGGTGCTTCTCACAAGTGAAGGGAACTTTAGAAGACGACGTTACGGAAG CTGATATAATCTCATGCGTTGAATTTAATCACGATGGTGATCTCCTCGCGACAGGAGACAAGGGTGGACGCGTTGTCATTTTTCAGAGAGACCCCATT AGTAAAAACAGTATACCACGGAGAGGCGAATACAATGTGTATAGCACTTTCCAAAGCCACGAACCTGAgttcgattatttaaaatcactagaaatagaagaaaaaattaataaaattaggtggctaaaaagaaagaatccTGCCCACTTTTTGCTCTCCACGAACGATAAAACAATCAAGTTGTGGAAAGTTAGCGAGAGAGATAAAAGAGTAGAGGGATATAACACAAAAGAGGAAAATGGCACGATACGCGACCCTGCCTGCATCACTGCCTTGAGG GTGCCAACCATAAAACCAATGGAGTTGATGGTAGAGGCATCGCCAAGGAGGATATTTGCCAATGCGCACACCTATCATATAAACAGTATAAGTGTCAACAGTGATCAAGAGACATACCTCAGTGCTGATGATCTTAGAATTAATCTTTGGCACCTGGAGATAACTGACCAGAGTTTTa ATATAGTAGACATTAAGCCAACTAATATGGAAGAGTTAACGGAAGTCATAACTGCGGCAGAATTTCATCCTGCGGAATGTAACGTGTTGGTGTACAGTAGTAGCAAAGGAACTATTAGACTTTGCGATATGAGATCTGCTGCTCTCTGCGATCAGCACAGTAAGCTCTTCGAGGAGCCTGAGGATCCAACTAATAGAAGCTTTTTCtctgaaattatttcgagcaTAAGCGATGTAAAGCTTAGTAATTCCGGAAGATACATGATCAGTAGAGACTACCTCAGCGTAAAAGTGTGGGACTTGCAAATGGAGACAAAACCAATCGAATGTTATCCT GTACACGAATATTTAAGATCAAAATTATGTTCATTGTATGAAAATGACTGCATCTTTGACAAATTTGAATGTTGTTGGAGCGGTAATGACTCTGCTATTATGACGGGCTCATATAACAATTTCTTCAGAGTATTTGATCGTACGACCAAACGCGATCTTACTTTAGAGGCAGCACGCGACATTGCCAAACCGAAAACTCTTCTGAAGCCAAGAAAG GTGTGCACCGGTGGCAAGCGCAAGAAGGACGAGATTAGCGTGGACTGTTTggactttaataaaaaaatacttcacACTGCGTGGCACCCATCTGAAAATGTAGTAGCTGTCGCTGCTACGAACAATCTCTTCCTATTCCAAGACAAACTCTAG
- the Tws gene encoding protein phosphatase PP2A 55 kDa regulatory subunit isoform X7, with protein sequence MAGNGDIQWCFSQVKGTLEDDVTEADIISCVEFNHDGDLLATGDKGGRVVIFQRDPISKNSIPRRGEYNVYSTFQSHEPEFDYLKSLEIEEKINKIRWLKRKNPAHFLLSTNDKTIKLWKVSERDKRVEGYNTKEENGTIRDPACITALRVPTIKPMELMVEASPRRIFANAHTYHINSISVNSDQETYLSADDLRINLWHLEITDQSFNIVDIKPTNMEELTEVITAAEFHPAECNVLVYSSSKGTIRLCDMRSAALCDQHSKLFEEPEDPTNRSFFSEIISSISDVKLSNSGRYMISRDYLSVKVWDLQMETKPIECYPVHEYLRSKLCSLYENDCIFDKFECCWSGNDSAIMTGSYNNFFRVFDRTTKRDLTLEAARDIAKPKTLLKPRKVCTGGKRKKDEISVDCLDFNKKILHTAWHPSENVVAVAATNNLFLFQDKL encoded by the exons ATGGCCG GCAATGGTGACATACAGTGGTGCTTCTCACAAGTGAAGGGAACTTTAGAAGACGACGTTACGGAAG CTGATATAATCTCATGCGTTGAATTTAATCACGATGGTGATCTCCTCGCGACAGGAGACAAGGGTGGACGCGTTGTCATTTTTCAGAGAGACCCCATT AGTAAAAACAGTATACCACGGAGAGGCGAATACAATGTGTATAGCACTTTCCAAAGCCACGAACCTGAgttcgattatttaaaatcactagaaatagaagaaaaaattaataaaattaggtggctaaaaagaaagaatccTGCCCACTTTTTGCTCTCCACGAACGATAAAACAATCAAGTTGTGGAAAGTTAGCGAGAGAGATAAAAGAGTAGAGGGATATAACACAAAAGAGGAAAATGGCACGATACGCGACCCTGCCTGCATCACTGCCTTGAGG GTGCCAACCATAAAACCAATGGAGTTGATGGTAGAGGCATCGCCAAGGAGGATATTTGCCAATGCGCACACCTATCATATAAACAGTATAAGTGTCAACAGTGATCAAGAGACATACCTCAGTGCTGATGATCTTAGAATTAATCTTTGGCACCTGGAGATAACTGACCAGAGTTTTa ATATAGTAGACATTAAGCCAACTAATATGGAAGAGTTAACGGAAGTCATAACTGCGGCAGAATTTCATCCTGCGGAATGTAACGTGTTGGTGTACAGTAGTAGCAAAGGAACTATTAGACTTTGCGATATGAGATCTGCTGCTCTCTGCGATCAGCACAGTAAGCTCTTCGAGGAGCCTGAGGATCCAACTAATAGAAGCTTTTTCtctgaaattatttcgagcaTAAGCGATGTAAAGCTTAGTAATTCCGGAAGATACATGATCAGTAGAGACTACCTCAGCGTAAAAGTGTGGGACTTGCAAATGGAGACAAAACCAATCGAATGTTATCCT GTACACGAATATTTAAGATCAAAATTATGTTCATTGTATGAAAATGACTGCATCTTTGACAAATTTGAATGTTGTTGGAGCGGTAATGACTCTGCTATTATGACGGGCTCATATAACAATTTCTTCAGAGTATTTGATCGTACGACCAAACGCGATCTTACTTTAGAGGCAGCACGCGACATTGCCAAACCGAAAACTCTTCTGAAGCCAAGAAAG GTGTGCACCGGTGGCAAGCGCAAGAAGGACGAGATTAGCGTGGACTGTTTggactttaataaaaaaatacttcacACTGCGTGGCACCCATCTGAAAATGTAGTAGCTGTCGCTGCTACGAACAATCTCTTCCTATTCCAAGACAAACTCTAG
- the Tws gene encoding protein phosphatase PP2A 55 kDa regulatory subunit isoform X5 has product MDYAETSSNGDIQWCFSQVKGTLEDDVTEADIISCVEFNHDGDLLATGDKGGRVVIFQRDPISKNSIPRRGEYNVYSTFQSHEPEFDYLKSLEIEEKINKIRWLKRKNPAHFLLSTNDKTIKLWKVSERDKRVEGYNTKEENGTIRDPACITALRVPTIKPMELMVEASPRRIFANAHTYHINSISVNSDQETYLSADDLRINLWHLEITDQSFNIVDIKPTNMEELTEVITAAEFHPAECNVLVYSSSKGTIRLCDMRSAALCDQHSKLFEEPEDPTNRSFFSEIISSISDVKLSNSGRYMISRDYLSVKVWDLQMETKPIECYPVHEYLRSKLCSLYENDCIFDKFECCWSGNDSAIMTGSYNNFFRVFDRTTKRDLTLEAARDIAKPKTLLKPRKVCTGGKRKKDEISVDCLDFNKKILHTAWHPSENVVAVAATNNLFLFQDKL; this is encoded by the exons ATGGATTACGCCGAAACCTCAA GCAATGGTGACATACAGTGGTGCTTCTCACAAGTGAAGGGAACTTTAGAAGACGACGTTACGGAAG CTGATATAATCTCATGCGTTGAATTTAATCACGATGGTGATCTCCTCGCGACAGGAGACAAGGGTGGACGCGTTGTCATTTTTCAGAGAGACCCCATT AGTAAAAACAGTATACCACGGAGAGGCGAATACAATGTGTATAGCACTTTCCAAAGCCACGAACCTGAgttcgattatttaaaatcactagaaatagaagaaaaaattaataaaattaggtggctaaaaagaaagaatccTGCCCACTTTTTGCTCTCCACGAACGATAAAACAATCAAGTTGTGGAAAGTTAGCGAGAGAGATAAAAGAGTAGAGGGATATAACACAAAAGAGGAAAATGGCACGATACGCGACCCTGCCTGCATCACTGCCTTGAGG GTGCCAACCATAAAACCAATGGAGTTGATGGTAGAGGCATCGCCAAGGAGGATATTTGCCAATGCGCACACCTATCATATAAACAGTATAAGTGTCAACAGTGATCAAGAGACATACCTCAGTGCTGATGATCTTAGAATTAATCTTTGGCACCTGGAGATAACTGACCAGAGTTTTa ATATAGTAGACATTAAGCCAACTAATATGGAAGAGTTAACGGAAGTCATAACTGCGGCAGAATTTCATCCTGCGGAATGTAACGTGTTGGTGTACAGTAGTAGCAAAGGAACTATTAGACTTTGCGATATGAGATCTGCTGCTCTCTGCGATCAGCACAGTAAGCTCTTCGAGGAGCCTGAGGATCCAACTAATAGAAGCTTTTTCtctgaaattatttcgagcaTAAGCGATGTAAAGCTTAGTAATTCCGGAAGATACATGATCAGTAGAGACTACCTCAGCGTAAAAGTGTGGGACTTGCAAATGGAGACAAAACCAATCGAATGTTATCCT GTACACGAATATTTAAGATCAAAATTATGTTCATTGTATGAAAATGACTGCATCTTTGACAAATTTGAATGTTGTTGGAGCGGTAATGACTCTGCTATTATGACGGGCTCATATAACAATTTCTTCAGAGTATTTGATCGTACGACCAAACGCGATCTTACTTTAGAGGCAGCACGCGACATTGCCAAACCGAAAACTCTTCTGAAGCCAAGAAAG GTGTGCACCGGTGGCAAGCGCAAGAAGGACGAGATTAGCGTGGACTGTTTggactttaataaaaaaatacttcacACTGCGTGGCACCCATCTGAAAATGTAGTAGCTGTCGCTGCTACGAACAATCTCTTCCTATTCCAAGACAAACTCTAG
- the Tws gene encoding TATA box-binding protein-associated factor RNA polymerase I subunit B isoform X1, whose translation MFKCAVCGSNDFYKISGYLFCTTCQTQSQDAGEEVEIEFPIESNVRLRKTKIRSIKIDKTDEELGWTSWELYNFVLIGLTNELIELGVSHDIKVTVLQLWARYLGKLEIAFISANKKQVPKLSRRYKIRDAEIIYGKVLSQKRGRKRKANSLTESIASTYPNEEASTKQLNRNKKLMINADYDRYVQSQISSEGDAVSSFSQSVYSVQSSGKQSCDSTRIEFNSFAKKETTKVKNMAKKIPKHKRGRYKQSHVTTRYKTGPESITPTKLWAILYLALRIHKQDIHLSDMIRYGREGHLSYYKLDHLVPPEISLTNNDIKFLSRAADITHKGMRSVIGRMAKFLGVRKIICPDLLSLVNRYCTELVLPENISSYVERLVSLSSPKMTFDKVSYIPNYEGRAMAFIIVVLKTLLCLDGITENELSNVAEKINSAISDEGLCDIKLFNFREWQRYIECRKAVLINAHYPTKLKYNSNLPDVNSLYIRFLESVGSKSDREKPEIITYKHLIPRDIAGAMKECITSINEIDLPLNEVNEFSPTLTPSHSYLQQLLEHPLYDLPSMLRKDYSLTKSGYLTKPKSIYKLALQYNIQLNSIDSNLHFIEKAVPLFEQAKITSVKDLKDNNVVENCKEVDIKNLCLEKREDFLEYLHKKIPCRVNIDLNKRQLYDSIRNTIAGRCEKSNSELPSTSASTNEFIFNEILPDGKLPIPDRRPSDNESEDNDARLKDNTCEQTQLLSSEFCKTYNTSLSSVEMKALTLKELSWSKKRKRKLVRNASGKFVKQDDTCFDIESPSKGDCYTKETELNSADTSEVRNPEIFSSSINAFVSDNFAKVDGRSTVDESLYLSTESPNSDNVLKLFRPFKDYWMYHCNFSRVKSKNFELLEKMLPRSFRWLLNESASIVEMSTEDLYEEVCLVEGYYAYVLEQSKVYSQNVTSRTEQCSSRAYINTILKKW comes from the exons ATGTTCAAATGCGCGGTTTGTGGCTCGAAcgacttttataaaatatctggATATCTTTTTTGCACAACATGTCAAACGCAAAGCCAG GATGCCGGGGAAGAAGTGGAGATAGAATTTCCCATAGAAAGTAATGTGAGATTGCGAAAGACAAAAATTCGCAGTATAAAGATTGATAAAACag ATGAGGAGCTTGGATGGACATCTTGGgaattgtataattttgttttaattggtTTAACAAATGAACTTATTGAACTTGGTGTATCACATGACATAAAAGTAACAGTATTACAATTGTGGGCACGATATTTAGGAAAGCTAGAAATAGCCTTTATTTCTGCAAATAAGAAACAGGTGCCAAAACTATCcagaagatataaaataag ggATGCTGAAATTATATACGGTAAAGTTTTATCACAAAAAAGAGGCAGAAAAAGGAAAGCTAATAGCTTAACAGAATCTATTGCTTCTACTTATCCAAACGAAGAAGCGTCcacaaaacaattaaatagGAATAAA AAACTTATGATTAATGCAGACTATGATAGGTATGTGCAATCGCAAATAAGTTCGGAAGGAGATGCGGTTAGTTCATTTAGTCAAAGTGTCTACAGTGTGCAATCTAGTGGAAAACAATCTTGCGACAGCACGAG aatagaatttaattcctTTGCCAAAAAGGAAACTACTAAAGTAAAGAATATGGCGAAAAAAATACCAAAGCACAAACGTGGCAGATACAAACAGAGTCATGTAACAACTCGATATAAAACGGGACCAGAGTCGATTACACCTACAAAATTATGGGCTATTTTGTATCTGGCTTTGAGGATTCACAAACAAGATATACATTTAAGTGATATGATAAG atatGGAAGAGAAGGACATTTATCTTATTATAAACTAGATCACTTGGTACCTCCCGAAATATCTTTAACTAATAATGACATAAAGTTTCTATCACGAGCCGCGGACATAACACATAAGGGTATGAGAAGTGTTATCGGACGTATGGCGAAATTTCTTGGTGTcaggaaaataatttgtccCGATCTTTTATCACTTGTTAATCGATATTGCACTGAATTAGTACTACCAG aaaatatatcGTCGTACGTGGAAAGATTAGTAAGTTTGTCTTCTCCGAAAATGACGTTCGATAAAGTATCTTATATTCCTAATTATGAAGGCCGTGCTATGGCATTTATTATCGTAGTGCTGAAAACGTTACTGTGTTTAGATGGCATTACAGAAAATGAACTGAGTAATGTTgccgagaaaattaatag tgCAATTAGTGACGAGGGTCTTTGCGACataaaactatttaatttCCGGGAATGGCAAAGATACATCGAATGCAGAAAagctgttttaattaatgcgcaCTATCCCACcaagttaaaatataattcaaacCTACCAGACGTTAATAGTTTGTACATAAGATTTTTAGAGTCTGTTGGTTCTAAATCAGATAGAGAGAAACCCGAAATAATTACGTACAAGCATTTGATACCGCGTGATATTGCTGGCGCAATGAAAGAATGCATTACGAGCATAAACGAGATCGATTTACCATTGAATGAGGTAAATGAATTTTCTCCAACATTAACGCCGAGCCACTCGTATCTTCAACAATTGTTAGAGCATCCTTTATACGATCTTCCGAGTATGCTTCGAAAGGATTATTCGCTAACAAAAAGTGGATACTTGACAAAACCGAAAAG tatctACAAATTAGCTTTGCAATACAATATTCAATTAAACTCGATTGATTCAAATTTGCACTTTATTGAGAAAGCAGTACCACTTTTCGAGCAAGCGAAAATCACGAGTGTGAAAGATTTGAAAGACAATAACGTGGTAGAAAATTGCAAGGAAGTGGATATAAAAAATCTGTGCCTTGAGAAAAGGGAAGACTTTCTGGAGTATCTACATAAAAAGATACCGTGCCGAgttaatattgatttaaacAAAAGGCAGCTTTACGACAGTATACGGAATACAATCGCAGGCAGATGTGAAAAAAGCAATTCTGAGTTACCGTCAACGTCAGCGTCAActaatgaatttatatttaacgaaattCTCCCAGACGGTAAATTACCAATTCCAGACAGACGCCCAAGTGATAATGAAAGTGAGGACAACGATGCACGCTTAAAAGATAATACTTGCGAGCAAACGCAATTGTTATCGTCCGAGTTTTGTAAAACGTACAACACAAGTCTGTCAAGCGTGGAAATGAAAGCTCTaacattaaaagaattaagttGGTCGAAGAAACGAAAGCGGAAACTTGTCCGGAACGCAAGCGGTAAATTTGTTAAGCAAGACGACACCTGTTTCGATATAGAAAGTCCAAGCAAAGGCGACTGTTACACGAAGGAGACTGAACTTAATTCGGCAGACACGTCCGAAGTTCGTAATCCAGAGATTTTTAGTTCCAGTATTAACGCATTTGTGTCTGATAACTTCGCCAAAGTTGATGGTAGATCCACCGTCGACGAATCCCTTTATCTTTCGACTGAAAGCCCGAATTCGGATAACGTTCTTAAATTATTCAGGCCGTTCAAAGATTATTGGATGTACCATTGTAATTTTAGTCGCGTGAAGTCTAAAAATTTCGAGCTGCTCGAAAAGATGTTGCCGAGGAGTTTCCGATGGTTACTGAATGAAAGTGCGAGCATCGTCGAAATGTCTACGGAAGATCTATATGAAGAAGTATGCCTCGTCGAAGGTTATTATGCATATGTTCTGGAGCAATCTAAGGTTTATTCGCAGAACGTAACAAGCAGAACTGAACAATGCAGCAGCCGAGCTTATATCAATACGATTTTAAAGAAATGGTAA
- the Tws gene encoding protein phosphatase PP2A 55 kDa regulatory subunit isoform X3, whose translation MKSPSNIMRQSSLTKLGSMINTAVNKRTGNGDIQWCFSQVKGTLEDDVTEADIISCVEFNHDGDLLATGDKGGRVVIFQRDPISKNSIPRRGEYNVYSTFQSHEPEFDYLKSLEIEEKINKIRWLKRKNPAHFLLSTNDKTIKLWKVSERDKRVEGYNTKEENGTIRDPACITALRVPTIKPMELMVEASPRRIFANAHTYHINSISVNSDQETYLSADDLRINLWHLEITDQSFNIVDIKPTNMEELTEVITAAEFHPAECNVLVYSSSKGTIRLCDMRSAALCDQHSKLFEEPEDPTNRSFFSEIISSISDVKLSNSGRYMISRDYLSVKVWDLQMETKPIECYPVHEYLRSKLCSLYENDCIFDKFECCWSGNDSAIMTGSYNNFFRVFDRTTKRDLTLEAARDIAKPKTLLKPRKVCTGGKRKKDEISVDCLDFNKKILHTAWHPSENVVAVAATNNLFLFQDKL comes from the exons ATGAAGAGTCCCTCCAACATTATGAGGCAGTCCAGCCTCACGAAGCTCGGCTCCATGATCAACACCGCCGTCAACAAGCGTACCG GCAATGGTGACATACAGTGGTGCTTCTCACAAGTGAAGGGAACTTTAGAAGACGACGTTACGGAAG CTGATATAATCTCATGCGTTGAATTTAATCACGATGGTGATCTCCTCGCGACAGGAGACAAGGGTGGACGCGTTGTCATTTTTCAGAGAGACCCCATT AGTAAAAACAGTATACCACGGAGAGGCGAATACAATGTGTATAGCACTTTCCAAAGCCACGAACCTGAgttcgattatttaaaatcactagaaatagaagaaaaaattaataaaattaggtggctaaaaagaaagaatccTGCCCACTTTTTGCTCTCCACGAACGATAAAACAATCAAGTTGTGGAAAGTTAGCGAGAGAGATAAAAGAGTAGAGGGATATAACACAAAAGAGGAAAATGGCACGATACGCGACCCTGCCTGCATCACTGCCTTGAGG GTGCCAACCATAAAACCAATGGAGTTGATGGTAGAGGCATCGCCAAGGAGGATATTTGCCAATGCGCACACCTATCATATAAACAGTATAAGTGTCAACAGTGATCAAGAGACATACCTCAGTGCTGATGATCTTAGAATTAATCTTTGGCACCTGGAGATAACTGACCAGAGTTTTa ATATAGTAGACATTAAGCCAACTAATATGGAAGAGTTAACGGAAGTCATAACTGCGGCAGAATTTCATCCTGCGGAATGTAACGTGTTGGTGTACAGTAGTAGCAAAGGAACTATTAGACTTTGCGATATGAGATCTGCTGCTCTCTGCGATCAGCACAGTAAGCTCTTCGAGGAGCCTGAGGATCCAACTAATAGAAGCTTTTTCtctgaaattatttcgagcaTAAGCGATGTAAAGCTTAGTAATTCCGGAAGATACATGATCAGTAGAGACTACCTCAGCGTAAAAGTGTGGGACTTGCAAATGGAGACAAAACCAATCGAATGTTATCCT GTACACGAATATTTAAGATCAAAATTATGTTCATTGTATGAAAATGACTGCATCTTTGACAAATTTGAATGTTGTTGGAGCGGTAATGACTCTGCTATTATGACGGGCTCATATAACAATTTCTTCAGAGTATTTGATCGTACGACCAAACGCGATCTTACTTTAGAGGCAGCACGCGACATTGCCAAACCGAAAACTCTTCTGAAGCCAAGAAAG GTGTGCACCGGTGGCAAGCGCAAGAAGGACGAGATTAGCGTGGACTGTTTggactttaataaaaaaatacttcacACTGCGTGGCACCCATCTGAAAATGTAGTAGCTGTCGCTGCTACGAACAATCTCTTCCTATTCCAAGACAAACTCTAG